CCGGATCGGCGTCAACGCCGGCTCCCTCGACAAGCGGCTGCTGGCCAAGTACGGCAAGGCGACACCCGAGGCGCTGGCCGAGTCGGCGCTGTGGGAGGCGAGCCTGTTCGAGGAGCACGGCTTCCGCGACTTCAAGATCAGCGTCAAGCACAACGACCCCGTGATCATGGTCCGGGCGTACGAGCTGCTCAGCGAGGCCTGCGACTACCCGCTGCACCTCGGCGTCACCGAGGCCGGGCCCGCCTTCCAGGGCACGATCAAGTCCGCCGTCGCGTTCGGCGCGCTGCTGTCCAAGGGCATCGGCGACACGATCCGGGTCTCCCTCTCGGCCCCGCCCGTCGAGGAGGTCAAGGTCGGGATCCAGATCCTGCAGTCGCTGAACCTGCGCCCGCGGAAGCTGGAGATCGTCTCCTGCCCCTCCTGCGGCCGCGCCCAGGTCGACGTCTACAAGCTGGCCGACGCCGTCACCGCCGGGCTGGAGGGGATGACCGTCCCGCTCCGCGTCGCTGTGATGGGCTGCGTCGTCAACGGCCCCGGCGAGGCCCGCGAGGCCGACCTCGGCGTCGCCTCCGGCAACGGCAAGGGCCAGATCTTCGTCCGCGGTGAGGTGGTCAAGACCGTCCGCGAGGCCGACATCGTCGAGACCCTGATCGAGGAGGCCCTGCGGCTGGCCGAGTCCATGCCGGCGGGCGAGGGCGGCCCCGAGGTCTCGGTGGCCGGCGGTCCCGTGCCGGCCCGGGTCTGATCGGCCGCCGGTGACCGAGGCCGCGGGCAGGACCGGGACCAGGCTGCGGGACGGCGGTTCGGTCCGCGTCCTCGGTCGGGCCGACCTGCCGGCCGCCATCCGGGTGCTCTCCAGCCGGCCGGTCGAGAACGTCTTCGTCGCCTCCCGGGTCCGGGCCGCCGGCCTGGACCCCGCCAGCCTCGGCTGCCCCGTCTGGGGCTACGAGCAGGACGGGGTGCTGCGGTCCCTGTGCCACGCCGGGTCCAACCTCGTCCCCGTCGGGGCGGGGCCGGACGCGCTGGCCGCCTGGACCGAGTTCGCCGGACCGCAGCGGATGTGCGCCTCGATCATCGGCCCGTCCGGGGTGGCCATGGACCTGTGGCAGCGGCTGGGGGAGCGCTGGGGGACCGCCTGGAGCCGGGCGCGGGACGTCCGCCCCCACCAGCCCGTG
The window above is part of the Friedmanniella luteola genome. Proteins encoded here:
- the ispG gene encoding flavodoxin-dependent (E)-4-hydroxy-3-methylbut-2-enyl-diphosphate synthase — encoded protein: MTIDLGLPALPPPVLAPRRKTRKIKVGKVDVGGDAPVSVQSMTTTLTSDINATLQQIAELTATGCDIVRVAVPSQDDADALPAIAAKSQIPVIADIHFQPKYVFAAIEAGCAAVRVNPGNIRAFDDQVKEIARAAADHGTSIRIGVNAGSLDKRLLAKYGKATPEALAESALWEASLFEEHGFRDFKISVKHNDPVIMVRAYELLSEACDYPLHLGVTEAGPAFQGTIKSAVAFGALLSKGIGDTIRVSLSAPPVEEVKVGIQILQSLNLRPRKLEIVSCPSCGRAQVDVYKLADAVTAGLEGMTVPLRVAVMGCVVNGPGEAREADLGVASGNGKGQIFVRGEVVKTVREADIVETLIEEALRLAESMPAGEGGPEVSVAGGPVPARV